One Leptospira wolbachii serovar Codice str. CDC genomic region harbors:
- a CDS encoding diaminopimelate decarboxylase, which translates to MTSIEKLKFLKEDQVRTLAKEFGTPVFVYSEKEIEQKCDEALAFPNAFGLQVRYAMKANPNSNILQIMKKKGILIDASSEHEVVRALHFGFKPESIMLTSQEFPKAFEELIGKGVKFNACSLRQLEAFGKVFPGKSVSIRFNPGLGSGHTKKTDVGGVTSSFGIWHEKLPEVKAIVEKYKIVVEKVHTHIGSGSDPEVWKAVAKYTLEYAEAFPTVTIVSLGGGYKVGRMEDEKSTDLQKIGAPVKPQFEEFANKHGRKLILEIEPGTYLVALCGALLTTVDDLIDTGSKGFRFLKLDTGMDSNTRPSLYGARHPLVTVKKDGGVPKSNVEYVVVGHCCESGDVFTQKEGGEPITRLMGEAEIGDYVVMEAVGAYCAGMSTKNYNSFPETAEVLLRTSGEGKLIRKKEPILEIFRNEILVVE; encoded by the coding sequence ATGACATCAATCGAAAAACTAAAGTTTTTGAAAGAAGACCAAGTGCGAACTTTGGCAAAAGAATTTGGAACCCCAGTCTTTGTCTATTCCGAGAAAGAAATTGAACAAAAATGTGACGAAGCTTTGGCATTTCCGAATGCGTTTGGTTTACAAGTCCGTTACGCCATGAAGGCAAATCCCAATTCCAATATCCTTCAGATTATGAAAAAGAAAGGCATCCTCATTGATGCTTCTTCGGAACATGAAGTGGTGCGAGCTCTCCACTTTGGATTCAAACCAGAATCCATTATGCTCACTTCCCAAGAGTTTCCCAAAGCCTTTGAAGAACTCATTGGCAAAGGGGTGAAGTTCAATGCTTGTTCTCTTCGCCAGTTAGAGGCATTTGGAAAGGTTTTCCCTGGAAAGTCTGTTTCCATTCGTTTCAATCCAGGCCTTGGCTCTGGACATACCAAAAAAACGGATGTGGGGGGAGTCACTTCTTCCTTTGGGATTTGGCATGAAAAATTGCCTGAAGTCAAAGCCATTGTCGAAAAATACAAAATCGTCGTGGAAAAAGTCCACACTCACATTGGTTCGGGCAGTGACCCGGAAGTTTGGAAGGCAGTTGCTAAGTATACTTTAGAATATGCTGAAGCATTTCCAACAGTCACTATTGTGAGCCTCGGTGGAGGTTACAAAGTGGGTCGGATGGAAGATGAAAAATCGACCGACTTACAAAAGATTGGTGCTCCTGTAAAACCCCAATTCGAAGAATTTGCTAACAAACACGGAAGAAAACTCATTTTAGAAATTGAACCGGGAACCTACCTCGTAGCACTTTGTGGGGCACTTCTCACAACAGTAGATGATTTGATAGATACTGGCTCGAAAGGATTTCGATTTTTAAAACTCGATACAGGAATGGATTCGAACACCAGACCTTCGTTATACGGTGCAAGACATCCTCTTGTTACTGTGAAAAAAGACGGAGGAGTTCCAAAATCGAACGTAGAGTATGTGGTTGTGGGTCACTGTTGTGAATCAGGAGATGTTTTCACTCAAAAAGAAGGGGGAGAGCCTATCACTCGTCTGATGGGAGAAGCGGAAATCGGTGACTATGTGGTGATGGAAGCGGTCGGTGCGTACTGCGCCGGAATGTCCACAAAGAACTACAATAGTTTTCCGGAAACTGCTGAGGTGCTCCTTCGCACAAGTGGAGAAGGGAAACTGATTCGCAAAAAAGAACCTATCTTAGAGATCTTTCGCAATGAAATCCTCGTTGTAGAATGA
- a CDS encoding zinc dependent phospholipase C family protein, whose protein sequence is MAGKITHIEALSQVKKHLEHGNATQRRMAALLSRPDVAPYANLGAVAPDIFYFYHVLQPKRTKKAAFFGDLAHHDRVAELILSFLDQVYDTEMGLYRDRFLAFTLGYICHCVVDIQTHPYIFYISGDYYNNDKKISYQAQVNHMKVEFGLDTLLINHRWGMSAKEYDFPQYIDIRHRTVGIKNKMDPVLWNFWLQSIKETYPTEFASFYLGSEKKIIPGDILNESYLGFYRFTSTLDSRSAFMRGLVSVVDTLTFHKYNAGVLMLPAMEAINPKIMNDEKREWFYPADPKRKFNDSFIELLNQASQASKEILTRAYEYSFSPESRSKILESLGGYNLDTGLRYHGIDHMKEFSPLV, encoded by the coding sequence ATGGCAGGAAAGATTACACATATTGAAGCTCTCTCCCAAGTGAAAAAACATTTGGAACATGGAAATGCGACCCAACGTCGAATGGCCGCATTACTCTCAAGACCTGATGTTGCTCCCTATGCCAACCTCGGTGCCGTGGCTCCTGATATTTTTTACTTCTATCACGTGTTGCAACCCAAACGTACCAAAAAGGCTGCTTTCTTCGGTGACCTTGCTCACCATGACCGCGTTGCCGAACTCATCCTTAGTTTTCTGGATCAAGTTTATGATACAGAAATGGGGCTTTATCGTGACCGCTTCCTTGCTTTCACCTTAGGTTATATCTGCCACTGCGTAGTAGACATCCAAACCCATCCCTATATCTTTTATATCTCTGGGGATTACTATAACAACGATAAGAAGATCTCTTACCAAGCACAAGTAAACCACATGAAAGTGGAGTTTGGACTCGACACACTTCTCATCAACCACCGCTGGGGAATGAGTGCCAAAGAATATGACTTTCCTCAATACATTGATATCCGCCATAGAACCGTAGGAATTAAAAACAAAATGGATCCGGTGCTTTGGAACTTTTGGTTGCAATCTATCAAGGAAACCTATCCGACAGAGTTTGCTTCCTTCTATTTGGGATCCGAAAAGAAAATCATTCCTGGTGACATCTTAAATGAATCCTATTTAGGGTTTTATCGGTTTACCTCCACCTTGGATTCGAGAAGTGCTTTTATGCGCGGGCTTGTGAGTGTAGTGGATACACTGACCTTTCACAAATACAACGCCGGCGTCCTGATGCTTCCCGCGATGGAAGCCATCAATCCCAAGATTATGAACGATGAAAAGAGGGAATGGTTCTATCCTGCTGACCCCAAAAGAAAGTTCAATGACTCATTTATTGAGCTTTTGAACCAGGCAAGCCAAGCCAGTAAAGAAATTTTAACGAGAGCGTACGAATATAGTTTTTCTCCGGAAAGCAGATCGAAAATTCTGGAATCTCTCGGTGGTTATAATTTAGATACTGGTCTGCGTTACCACGGAATCGACCACATGAAGGAATTTTCTCCCCTCGTTTGA
- a CDS encoding bactofilin family protein has translation MAIGKDSINSVIGPGSIFEGKFYIAGSLRIDGKFEGDIKTEDALVIGETGKVKTNISAKEVIVSGTLIGNIKAENEVKLEGTGRMLGDITAPYLELQKGVVAKGNITITGGQKKDVRKIVEESFGGIKSLDTKD, from the coding sequence ATGGCAATAGGTAAGGATTCCATCAATAGCGTTATCGGACCAGGGTCGATATTTGAAGGTAAGTTTTATATCGCAGGTTCACTTAGAATCGATGGAAAATTCGAAGGTGATATCAAAACTGAGGATGCACTCGTTATCGGTGAAACCGGTAAAGTAAAAACAAACATCAGCGCAAAAGAAGTCATTGTATCAGGTACCCTCATCGGAAACATCAAAGCCGAAAACGAAGTAAAACTCGAAGGTACAGGACGTATGTTAGGTGATATCACTGCTCCTTACTTAGAACTTCAAAAAGGTGTAGTAGCAAAAGGAAATATCACAATCACAGGCGGCCAGAAAAAGGACGTTCGTAAGATCGTGGAAGAATCCTTCGGTGGTATTAAATCTTTAGATACCAAGGATTAA
- a CDS encoding M23 family metallopeptidase, which yields MLLRSPEKSTIGKHVLRWGKVNVIQVSPGKYFYNLQSQSSVLHGTIDLNRKRYRILPLLTSSFILAFFISIIVDKQTYEESLMEKEFLSMSTEVEENDVKDKEAKLADAKYLQETEDKKMAILRSADLDALAENKNKKLKVTQYKVKKNETLSDIARRFKVSAESIAGSSGINPEVSILPGQILNIPNKQGLVYKLKKGDTLAKVADYYKVKIDDIYSENQLEDYDLFKSGQKVFLPGAVIPDTGPVWRIPVVSKVITSGWGTRSYPQYKFHMALDLRANYESVYAARKGKVTYSGWMGGYGNAIILTHDDSYQTLYAHNSKLFVKEGDYVSAGKVISRSGCTGYCFGPHLHFEVIKDGKNVNPTKIIKGFSYK from the coding sequence ATGCTACTTCGATCCCCAGAAAAGTCTACGATCGGTAAGCATGTGTTACGCTGGGGAAAAGTAAATGTAATCCAAGTTTCTCCCGGTAAGTATTTTTATAATCTCCAATCACAATCCAGCGTCCTTCATGGAACGATCGACCTCAATCGTAAACGATATCGGATCCTTCCTCTTCTCACCTCTTCTTTTATCTTAGCTTTTTTTATCTCCATCATCGTAGACAAACAAACCTACGAAGAAAGTTTAATGGAAAAAGAGTTCTTAAGTATGTCCACCGAGGTAGAAGAAAACGACGTTAAGGACAAAGAGGCAAAACTTGCCGATGCCAAATACTTACAAGAAACAGAAGATAAAAAAATGGCCATCCTTCGATCTGCTGATTTGGATGCGCTTGCAGAAAACAAAAACAAAAAACTAAAAGTCACACAATACAAAGTCAAAAAAAACGAAACTCTATCTGATATCGCACGTAGGTTCAAAGTTTCTGCAGAATCCATTGCTGGAAGTTCTGGGATTAACCCAGAAGTGTCTATCCTCCCGGGACAAATCTTAAACATTCCCAATAAACAAGGGTTAGTGTATAAGTTAAAAAAAGGCGATACCTTAGCCAAAGTTGCTGACTACTACAAAGTAAAAATCGACGATATTTATTCCGAAAACCAGTTAGAAGATTATGATCTATTCAAATCGGGCCAAAAGGTATTCCTTCCTGGAGCCGTCATCCCAGACACAGGACCTGTTTGGAGAATCCCTGTGGTATCGAAAGTCATTACCTCTGGTTGGGGAACACGCTCTTACCCACAATACAAATTTCACATGGCTCTCGATTTACGTGCCAATTACGAATCAGTTTATGCAGCAAGGAAAGGGAAAGTCACCTATTCCGGCTGGATGGGGGGTTATGGAAACGCTATCATCCTCACGCATGATGATAGTTACCAAACTTTGTATGCCCATAACTCTAAACTCTTTGTGAAAGAAGGTGATTACGTAAGTGCCGGTAAAGTCATCTCTCGTTCCGGCTGCACAGGATATTGTTTTGGCCCTCACCTCCATTTTGAAGTCATTAAAGATGGAAAAAACGTAAACCCTACCAAAATCATCAAAGGATTTTCTTACAAATAA
- a CDS encoding alpha/beta hydrolase, whose protein sequence is MNKNTQTIKHSTFLIFLSFLISLFFSCTAKIGEQINKRIVDPFDETKILNVHFVTSRREMTVKDNCDPQSFGFITDINPHYGICLVNIPSKHIIGDISLDNAQDKNQFFQFKGRINTDDKEFLTKIKSSNSDEVLVFVHGFNVNFDEAVLRAGQIKYDLKFPGEVVVYSWPAGADAGILSQVMVKSTYDLNFTEAKVNREPFAKFLSDITNLGKKIHLVVHSMGHQVVLPSIASLSKQGKKKFLSELILNAPDFDKNEFELILSDLTNSSERITLYCSPGDNALVASQKVNGVARAGMCFKFSGVDVINVNEVDDPVFGVGGLGHGYYSSRPILTDIYQVLLGVSVERRLFIRKSGPKNGENFVLRK, encoded by the coding sequence ATGAACAAAAACACTCAAACCATAAAACATTCAACTTTCCTAATATTCTTAAGTTTCCTGATTAGTCTATTTTTTTCCTGTACCGCAAAAATTGGGGAACAAATCAACAAACGAATTGTGGATCCTTTTGATGAAACCAAAATCCTAAATGTTCACTTTGTCACTTCACGCAGAGAAATGACAGTCAAAGATAATTGTGATCCACAAAGTTTCGGATTCATTACCGATATCAATCCTCATTACGGAATCTGTTTGGTGAATATCCCTTCCAAACATATCATTGGTGACATCTCTCTCGATAATGCCCAAGACAAAAACCAATTCTTTCAATTCAAAGGTCGCATCAACACCGATGATAAAGAATTTTTAACTAAAATCAAATCATCCAACTCTGATGAAGTTTTAGTTTTTGTACATGGATTCAATGTTAATTTTGATGAAGCAGTACTTCGTGCAGGACAAATCAAATACGACCTAAAATTCCCTGGGGAAGTTGTGGTTTATTCTTGGCCTGCCGGAGCCGATGCAGGGATCTTATCGCAAGTGATGGTCAAATCCACTTACGACCTAAATTTCACTGAGGCAAAAGTGAATCGTGAACCATTTGCAAAATTTCTATCGGACATTACAAATCTTGGTAAAAAAATACATTTAGTGGTTCACAGTATGGGGCACCAAGTCGTGTTACCATCCATTGCTTCTCTATCCAAACAAGGCAAAAAGAAATTCCTATCCGAGCTCATCCTCAATGCTCCCGACTTTGATAAAAATGAATTTGAACTGATCTTAAGTGACCTAACCAATTCATCAGAACGAATCACTCTATATTGTTCTCCTGGAGACAATGCCCTTGTAGCTTCCCAAAAAGTGAATGGAGTGGCACGGGCCGGAATGTGTTTTAAATTTTCTGGAGTGGATGTCATCAATGTAAATGAAGTAGATGATCCTGTATTTGGTGTCGGTGGACTTGGACACGGATACTATTCGTCTCGTCCCATCCTCACTGACATCTATCAAGTGTTACTTGGTGTTTCTGTTGAAAGAAGACTTTTTATCCGAAAGTCCGGCCCAAAAAATGGAGAAAACTTTGTCCTTAGGAAATAA
- a CDS encoding transglutaminase-like domain-containing protein has translation MKKIVWILLLVVFLPSLLAETFSQEPVSWTEVRSKYNWKLSPRFPESESVELFESILYSEDRLFLQTKDITKQTSLLVWNLGSGESTKLPWDRGKVTGWTECRGNLFFQTANTLWEIHPMTFAVQRKIVWPDKGKSWKDIVCLENQIYRLDGNQLETYNLSTGELISKTPLPFPSVQRITKRNESEIFLISSFWGNTIQVYSPKKQTGVSELKFPVSHRALFKLTAIGADHFLIFDPLTKTFGEWKGLEDTFFPLLTPLEIADGSKAYRFSPIQNQIEYQFQWTALVDLPETKFHFVLPKGNIPSQTLREESFPAETKLQVDEAGNRILILTIPVMKAGDTGKMTVYHALLTRYKIQWNLDPKQNIALNQSQSKKEFESYLQDDWFLKINSPIVLEKRNTLFQESSSLKDVLTKTQGYVASIPYKSGSFEPAPQVIEKNNGGCTEHSYVTMALLRGKGIPSRLVWNYLPTESSKEITFNHKFAEVWVDGFGWIPMEPLAPPKSKPGVTYARHVVFASLANPSHPQIAGGDRLVQLAKESLNLAKKIKFKLVVAKALEGEVMEDKEEGLVPLKTNRALLQGEDLFVP, from the coding sequence ATGAAAAAAATAGTTTGGATTTTACTTTTAGTAGTTTTCCTTCCTTCTTTATTGGCAGAAACGTTCTCACAAGAACCGGTCTCTTGGACAGAAGTGCGTTCGAAATACAATTGGAAACTTTCTCCTAGATTTCCTGAATCAGAATCTGTGGAACTTTTTGAATCGATTTTGTATTCGGAGGATAGATTATTTTTACAAACAAAAGATATCACAAAACAAACTTCCCTCCTTGTTTGGAATTTAGGATCAGGGGAATCGACGAAACTTCCCTGGGATAGAGGAAAGGTCACCGGTTGGACGGAGTGCCGAGGGAACCTTTTTTTCCAAACAGCAAATACCCTTTGGGAGATCCATCCAATGACATTCGCTGTGCAAAGAAAAATAGTTTGGCCGGACAAGGGAAAGTCTTGGAAAGACATTGTCTGTTTGGAAAACCAAATCTACCGATTGGACGGGAACCAATTGGAAACATACAACCTAAGCACGGGAGAATTGATTTCCAAAACTCCGCTTCCCTTTCCTTCGGTGCAGCGAATCACCAAACGAAACGAGTCAGAAATTTTTCTTATCTCTTCTTTTTGGGGAAATACCATCCAAGTGTATTCTCCAAAAAAGCAAACGGGTGTTAGTGAATTAAAGTTTCCTGTCTCCCACAGAGCCTTATTCAAATTAACAGCGATTGGTGCGGATCATTTTCTAATTTTTGACCCCTTAACAAAAACCTTTGGAGAGTGGAAGGGACTTGAGGATACGTTTTTTCCATTGTTAACCCCTCTAGAAATTGCCGATGGTTCTAAGGCCTATCGTTTTTCCCCGATCCAAAATCAAATTGAATACCAATTCCAATGGACTGCCCTTGTCGATCTTCCTGAAACCAAGTTCCATTTTGTTTTGCCGAAAGGAAATATCCCTTCCCAAACCTTAAGAGAAGAAAGTTTTCCCGCAGAAACCAAACTCCAGGTGGATGAAGCGGGAAACCGTATACTGATTCTTACCATTCCTGTTATGAAAGCGGGGGATACAGGGAAGATGACCGTATATCACGCGTTACTCACTCGGTATAAGATCCAATGGAATTTGGATCCAAAACAAAATATCGCGCTGAATCAAAGTCAAAGCAAAAAAGAATTTGAAAGTTATCTGCAAGATGATTGGTTTTTAAAAATAAATTCTCCCATCGTTTTGGAAAAAAGAAATACTCTTTTCCAAGAGAGTTCTAGCCTAAAAGATGTACTGACCAAAACCCAAGGTTATGTGGCTTCGATTCCGTATAAATCAGGGAGTTTCGAACCAGCACCCCAAGTGATTGAAAAAAATAATGGAGGTTGCACCGAACATTCTTACGTCACCATGGCTTTGTTGCGTGGTAAAGGAATTCCATCTCGTTTGGTTTGGAACTATTTACCTACCGAATCCTCCAAAGAAATCACTTTCAACCATAAGTTTGCAGAGGTATGGGTGGATGGGTTTGGTTGGATTCCTATGGAACCATTGGCCCCACCCAAATCTAAACCAGGTGTGACTTATGCAAGGCATGTGGTCTTTGCTTCTCTTGCAAATCCTAGTCATCCGCAAATTGCCGGTGGGGACAGGCTTGTCCAACTGGCAAAGGAAAGTTTAAATTTGGCAAAGAAGATCAAATTCAAACTGGTAGTGGCTAAAGCCCTAGAGGGGGAAGTGATGGAGGACAAGGAAGAGGGGTTGGTCCCCTTAAAAACAAACCGTGCCCTCCTCCAAGGAGAGGATCTATTTGTGCCTTAG
- a CDS encoding helix-turn-helix transcriptional regulator: MDSQRKGSLFYFGERILLGTVGIVTEPHSHYAVSILVSLRGSFHLYTDDNVVIESEGIIIPPNYYHRLDGSNSEMVIIQLDPKSEEYKRIVMDQSPKTIDPDTRLKIQNIANPLFGETLTCESARSLYNQILSLLGSETVSKKYDERIEMAIQRIKEKIPNPVTLVELSDISGISTDRFMHLFKDNMGIPLRQYLLWQRLHIAAKLLQGGENLTTASHAAGFSDQSHLSRTFKKMFGVKPSLFLGSQSLSKVCFCED, from the coding sequence ATGGATTCTCAAAGAAAAGGAAGTCTTTTTTATTTTGGCGAACGAATTCTCCTAGGAACGGTTGGCATTGTCACTGAACCCCACTCTCACTATGCCGTTTCTATCTTAGTATCTCTCCGTGGATCCTTTCATTTGTATACCGATGACAATGTTGTGATTGAATCGGAAGGGATCATCATTCCCCCAAATTATTACCACAGATTGGATGGGTCAAACTCAGAAATGGTCATCATCCAATTGGATCCAAAATCGGAAGAATACAAACGGATTGTAATGGACCAGTCGCCAAAAACAATTGATCCAGATACCAGGTTAAAAATTCAGAATATCGCTAATCCATTGTTTGGTGAAACATTGACCTGTGAGTCAGCAAGGTCCCTCTACAACCAAATCCTTTCTCTCCTTGGTTCAGAAACTGTTTCGAAAAAATATGATGAACGAATTGAGATGGCAATCCAAAGAATCAAAGAAAAAATCCCAAACCCTGTGACTCTTGTAGAACTTTCAGACATTTCGGGAATCTCCACCGATCGTTTTATGCACTTATTTAAAGACAATATGGGAATTCCTCTAAGGCAATATCTATTGTGGCAACGCCTACATATAGCCGCAAAACTTTTGCAAGGTGGCGAAAATCTTACAACTGCATCTCATGCCGCTGGTTTTAGTGACCAATCCCATCTGTCTCGAACCTTCAAAAAGATGTTTGGAGTCAAACCCTCTCTATTTTTGGGAAGCCAGTCACTCAGTAAGGTATGTTTTTGTGAAGATTAG
- a CDS encoding Mpo1 family 2-hydroxy fatty acid dioxygenase: MRFAKEMAFYSAYHQEKRNVLIHVLGVPTITFTLFVVLSRFSLFEYNGFHVSASLVFTLAVLGYYYTLDVVFAFVATLVFGGLFVTSEWITAQLPATTAWTIFGLGQVIGWGAQFYGHFIFEKSRPALFDNLFQALVSAPLFVVADVFFELGYRLDLKAAVDNELKARGVWKDFSHKAA; the protein is encoded by the coding sequence TTGAGATTTGCAAAAGAAATGGCGTTTTATTCCGCTTACCATCAGGAAAAACGTAACGTATTGATCCATGTGCTTGGGGTTCCTACAATCACCTTCACTTTGTTTGTTGTTCTCAGCCGTTTTAGTCTTTTTGAATACAATGGCTTCCACGTCTCTGCATCCCTTGTGTTTACTTTAGCAGTGCTTGGTTACTATTATACTTTGGATGTGGTGTTTGCATTTGTAGCGACTCTTGTGTTTGGGGGACTATTTGTTACCTCTGAATGGATCACGGCGCAACTGCCGGCAACCACTGCTTGGACGATATTTGGCCTCGGCCAAGTGATTGGATGGGGAGCGCAGTTCTACGGACATTTTATTTTTGAAAAAAGTCGGCCTGCACTTTTTGACAATCTATTCCAAGCACTCGTGTCTGCCCCGCTATTTGTGGTGGCAGATGTTTTCTTTGAGTTGGGATATCGATTGGATTTGAAAGCGGCCGTGGATAACGAACTGAAAGCGCGTGGAGTTTGGAAAGACTTCTCTCATAAAGCTGCATAA
- a CDS encoding 4-alpha-glucanotransferase yields the protein MGSYRNVNRRRAGVLVSLPSIVSEHSFECGDIYSLYPLCDWAKDIGFSIIQLLPLNDTGFGYSPYSAISAFAIDPLYISLYKLNLNIRSRKREIRFLENHPLRIRNLKLEAIRKYYTENQKEAMKEASYFLEEHTWCYSYAAFRLLYEEFEGKGWWEWPKEYQNPNGAKEYIFSKRREEALFWVYLQKIAYDQLSEVKLHFEDVGVYLKGDMPILTSRNSCDVWEHPEFFIMDLQAGAPPDDFSKTGQTWGFPVLNWEALEKTNYAWWKDRLSYLEHFFHLYRIDHVIGMYRIWSIPKDDTTALHGWFHPQFGIAKEEFIKDGLDPKQFESLGLIHEFIPDHYIFYWDFWKETSYQDLEEETKAKLFPLSELHIQEEEKHWREAGEKILEIFESFSSMIPCAEDLGSVPGFIRDSLFERQMIGIDVVRWTRSFTTGEFIPEELYRENAISVLSTHDTSLAMDWWKNEGDKESKLQFFFDRIGKPRPESEEEALIGLLNFVFQTSSLFSIQLFQDLALGVSDVLKHPEKHRINLPGTPDHSNWTYRFPMLIEDFASDFQRNFTLRKLVLESERNS from the coding sequence TTGGGATCCTATCGAAATGTAAACAGGAGAAGGGCAGGGGTACTTGTATCTCTGCCCTCTATTGTTTCTGAACATTCTTTTGAATGTGGAGACATTTACAGTCTATATCCTCTTTGCGATTGGGCAAAGGATATAGGTTTTAGCATCATTCAATTATTACCCTTAAACGATACTGGATTTGGATACTCTCCTTATAGTGCCATCTCTGCCTTTGCGATTGATCCACTTTATATATCCTTATACAAGTTAAACCTCAATATTAGATCTCGCAAACGAGAGATTCGGTTTTTAGAAAATCATCCCCTTCGCATTCGTAATTTGAAATTAGAGGCGATTCGTAAATACTATACGGAAAATCAGAAAGAAGCAATGAAAGAAGCCTCTTACTTTTTGGAAGAACATACATGGTGTTATTCCTATGCTGCCTTTCGACTACTGTATGAAGAGTTCGAAGGGAAGGGTTGGTGGGAATGGCCTAAGGAATACCAAAATCCAAACGGGGCAAAAGAATATATTTTTTCCAAAAGAAGAGAAGAAGCTCTATTTTGGGTATATTTGCAAAAGATCGCTTATGATCAGTTATCTGAAGTGAAGTTGCATTTTGAAGATGTTGGCGTGTATTTGAAGGGGGATATGCCTATCCTTACTTCTCGAAATTCTTGTGATGTATGGGAACATCCTGAGTTTTTTATTATGGATCTGCAAGCGGGTGCCCCTCCCGATGATTTTTCAAAAACTGGTCAAACCTGGGGATTCCCCGTTTTGAATTGGGAAGCTCTGGAAAAAACAAACTATGCTTGGTGGAAGGATCGTTTGTCTTATTTAGAACATTTTTTCCATCTCTACCGCATTGATCATGTGATTGGAATGTATCGGATTTGGTCGATTCCTAAGGATGATACAACGGCGCTTCATGGCTGGTTTCATCCTCAATTTGGAATTGCAAAAGAAGAGTTTATTAAAGATGGATTAGATCCTAAACAATTTGAATCTTTAGGTCTCATTCACGAATTCATCCCAGATCATTATATCTTTTATTGGGATTTTTGGAAAGAGACTTCCTACCAAGATTTGGAGGAAGAAACAAAAGCAAAACTATTTCCTTTGTCAGAACTTCATATCCAAGAAGAGGAGAAACATTGGCGAGAGGCTGGAGAAAAAATTTTAGAGATCTTTGAATCTTTTTCTTCGATGATTCCTTGTGCTGAAGATTTGGGTTCTGTTCCTGGTTTCATCAGAGATTCTTTGTTTGAACGCCAAATGATTGGAATTGATGTAGTTCGTTGGACTAGATCCTTCACAACTGGTGAGTTCATTCCTGAAGAATTGTATAGAGAAAATGCTATTTCTGTTTTATCAACACATGATACGAGTTTGGCGATGGACTGGTGGAAAAATGAAGGCGATAAGGAATCCAAACTGCAATTTTTCTTTGACCGAATTGGAAAACCTAGGCCCGAGTCAGAAGAGGAAGCATTAATTGGGTTACTTAACTTTGTGTTCCAAACAAGTAGTCTTTTTTCGATCCAACTTTTCCAGGATTTGGCTCTCGGCGTTTCGGATGTGTTGAAACATCCCGAAAAACACCGGATCAACTTGCCTGGAACTCCTGACCACTCCAATTGGACCTACAGGTTCCCCATGTTGATTGAAGACTTCGCTTCTGATTTTCAGCGTAACTTTACCCTGCGAAAACTCGTTCTCGAATCCGAAAGAAATTCTTAA